One region of Oryza sativa Japonica Group chromosome 5, ASM3414082v1 genomic DNA includes:
- the LOC4339765 gene encoding TPR repeat-containing thioredoxin TTL1, producing MSGADRLSIRAAALALDDAAAGRDKPDTKRDVFADLGSPVSPLRLRPGGAAATPSSSSSSAGSAKSPALCNAGAGVGRGGGGGRGSHSGELVAEGNPPRPPGHRRSGSGPLIFSGGSSSAGSGGGGGGCGGGSTASSPLTNALPTGNICPSGRVASAAPAPPRRARPDVLGSGTGHYGHGSIMRGGGGMTPPRSSIDASPYHGSYSRSPAPQGSSGGLQEVTRAGNEWYKKGHYGEALRHYDQAVALCPDSAACRSNRAAALIGLGRLAEALRECEEAIRRDPASGRAHSRLAALCLRFGMVERAREHFMLAGQVNQSDPAEFQRLQEVERHLGRCMDARKTGDWKSALREADAAIANGADSSQLLLALRSEALLRLNKLEEADSTITSLSKLDIASLSSMSTKLSGMVADSYVHVVEAQVNMAFGRFDIAVTMAEKARVIDPGNTEVGRITNNIRLVAQARGQGNELFKAGKFAEASLAYGEGLKYEPSNPVLYCNRAACWSKLGRWMKAVEDCNEALKVHPGYTKALLRRAASYAKLERWADCVRDYEVLRKELPNDTEVAEALFHAQVALKTARGEEVANMKFGGEVETITSIEQLRDAIHSPGVSVVYFMATMNQQCQQITPSVDSLCSECPSVNFLKVNVDESPMVARAENVRIVPSFKIYKDGARMKEMICPSLHILRYSVKHYAVSSS from the exons ATGTCGGGAGCTGACCGGCTAAGCATCCGCGCCGCGGCGCTGGCGCTCGACGATGCTGCCGCCGGGAGGGACAAGCCGGACACCAAGCGTGACGTCTTCGCGGATCTTGGCTCGCCGGTGTCGCCGCTGCGGCTGCGGCctggcggcgccgcggccacgccgtcgtcgtcctcctcgtccgCTGGCTCGGCCAAGTCGCCCGCGCTGTGCAATGCTGGGGCGGGGGTGggtaggggaggaggaggaggccgggggAGCCACTCAGGCGAGCTGGTGGCGGAGGGGaacccgccgcggccgccaggGCACCGCCGCTCCGGATCTGGGCCTCTGATATTCTCCGGCGGGAGCAGCAGCGccgggagcggaggaggaggaggaggctgcggcggcgggagcacggcgAGCTCGCCGCTGACCAATGCGCTGCCTACCGGTAACATCTGCCCGTCCGGCCGCGTCGCGAGCgcggcgcctgcgccgcccCGACGCGCCCGTCCCGACGTGCTTGGATCCGGCACGGGGCACTATGGCCACGGCAGCATCatgagaggcggcggcggcatgactCCCCCTAGAAGCAGCATTGACGCCAGTCCGTACCACGGCAGCTACtcgaggtcgccggcgccgcaggGCAGCAGCGGGGGTCTCCAGGAGGTGACCAGGGCCGGGAACGAGTGGTACAAGAAGGGCCATTACGGCGAGGCGCTGCGGCACTACGACCAGGCGGTGGCGCTGTGCCCGGACAGCGCCGCGTGCCGCAgcaaccgcgccgccgcgctcatcGGCCTCGGCCGCCTCGCCGAAGCGCTCCGCGAGTGCGAGGAGGCCATCCGCCGTGACCCGGCGAGCGGCCGCGCGCacagccgcctcgccgcgctctGCCTCCG GTTTGGAATGGTTGAGAGGGCAAGGGAGCACTTCATGTTAGCTGGGCAAGTAAATCAGTCAGACCCAGCTGAGTTTCAGAGGCTCCAAGAGGTGGAAAGACATCTGGGGCGATGCATGGATGCGAGGAAAACTGGAGACTGGAAGAGTGCGCTAAGGGAAGCAGATGCTGCCATTGCCAATGGAGCGGATTCCTCTCAGTTG CTTCTTGCCTTACGGTCTGAAGCACTTCTCCGTCTCAACAAACTAGAGGAGGCCGATTCGACTATTACAAGCTTGTCAAAACTGGACATTGCATCGCTATCTTCAATGTCAACTAAACTATCGGGCATGGTTGCTGATTCATATGTTCATGTTGTCGAAGCCCAGGTCAACATGGCTTTTGGAAG GTTTGACATAGCTGTTACCATGGCTGAGAAGGCTAGGGTTATTGATCCTGGAAATACAGAAGTTGGAAGGATTACAAACAACATAAGATTAGTTGCACAAGCTCGAGGACAGGGAAATGAGCTTTTTAAGGCAGGCAAGTTTGCTGAGGCATCCTTAGCTTATGGTGAAGGGCTCAAATATGAGCCCTCAAATCCAGTACTGTACTGCAATCGAGCAGCTTGTTGGTCAAAGTTAGGTCGGTGGATGAAAGCTGTTGAAGATTGCAATGAGGCCCTCAAAGTCCATCCTGGTTACACGAAGGCTCTCTTAAGACGTGCAGCATCCTATGCAAAG CTTGAGCGCTGGGCCGATTGTGTGCGGGACTATGAGGTGCTACGCAAGGAGCTTCCTAACGACACGGAGGTTGCGGAAGCATTGTTCCATGCGCAAGTTGCACTGAAGACAGCACGTGGGGAGGAGGTAGCAAATATGAAGTTTGGAGGAGAGGTTGAGACAATTACCAGCATAGAGCAACTCCGAGATGCTATACATTCACCTG GAGTATCTGTTGTTTACTTCATGGCAACGATGAATCAGCAGTGTCAACAGATAACCCCATCCGTGGACTCTCTTTGCTCCGAGTGCCCTTCAGTGAATTTTCTGAAG GTAAATGTTGATGAGAGTCCTATGGTAGCAAGAGCGGAGAATGTGCGCATAGTCCCGAGCTTCAAGATATACAAGGACGGTGCAAGAATGAAGGAGATGATCTGCCCCAGCTTACACATCTTGCGCTATTCAGTCAAGCATTATGCTGTCTCCAGTTCTTGA